One segment of Paenibacillus sp. FSL R7-0337 DNA contains the following:
- the dapF gene encoding diaminopimelate epimerase encodes MEFTKMHGLGNDFIIVFGEDELPGNAAELAVTLCNRFFGIGADGLVYILPSQRGDYMMRIMNSDGSEAEQCGNAIRCVSKYVYEHGLVESEQIVIETIGAGEQKVSLKVKDGIVESVTVDMGEPVLSGLQIPVAIDAEPVLDQLIEADGTAFRFTAVSMGNPHAVIYVDDAVTFDLATWGPKLEVHPLFPRKVNVEFATVVNRSHVDMRVWERGAGPTLACGTGACATLVSSVLNGVTDRSAVISLKGGDLFIEWNEEDNHVYMTGPAQVVYTGSVDI; translated from the coding sequence ATGGAATTTACTAAAATGCACGGATTGGGCAATGATTTTATTATCGTATTCGGTGAGGATGAGCTGCCGGGCAATGCCGCGGAGCTTGCAGTTACACTGTGCAACCGGTTCTTCGGCATCGGCGCAGACGGACTGGTATATATTCTCCCTTCGCAGCGCGGCGATTACATGATGCGTATCATGAACTCCGATGGCTCCGAGGCTGAACAATGCGGCAATGCGATCCGCTGTGTATCCAAATATGTATATGAGCATGGTCTGGTGGAATCGGAGCAGATTGTCATTGAGACGATTGGTGCCGGAGAACAGAAGGTCTCCCTGAAGGTGAAGGACGGGATCGTGGAGAGCGTAACTGTGGATATGGGCGAGCCGGTTCTGTCTGGACTGCAGATTCCTGTAGCGATTGATGCAGAGCCTGTGCTCGACCAGCTGATTGAAGCGGACGGCACAGCGTTCAGATTCACCGCAGTCTCTATGGGCAATCCGCATGCAGTCATTTATGTGGACGATGCCGTAACGTTCGATCTCGCTACATGGGGGCCGAAGCTGGAGGTTCACCCGCTCTTCCCGCGGAAAGTTAACGTGGAATTTGCCACAGTGGTGAACCGCAGCCACGTGGATATGCGCGTCTGGGAACGCGGAGCCGGTCCTACCCTGGCGTGTGGAACAGGCGCCTGCGCGACTCTGGTCTCCTCCGTGCTGAACGGAGTGACGGACCGCTCGGCGGTCATCAGCCTGAAGGGCGGCGACTTGTTCATCGAATGGAACGAGGAAGACAACCATGTCTATATGACCGGCCCTGCCCAGGTGGTATACACCGGCTCAGTAGATATCTGA
- a CDS encoding spore germination protein, whose translation MKSGSNRKTQNAGADTAPGRPQGGVPLGLADTVAQSLLYIQTELGDSPDLLIRRIQIGGERRLEAAAVHLSGLADPASVNEFVLGSLLNHTEELFLDSTAGNADRPQEQASLPQQILSRAMEIGDAELKEDWKDVMLAILSGDTAILLEGCRAAILCGTRGGEQRAVSEPSSQLVVRGPKDGFVESVATNISLIRRRIKSAKLRLEVMKIGSETHTHVALMYMKGIAGEDLIRETRDRLNKIVINEILESGYIEELIQDKTFTPFPTIYNTERPDVAAGNLLEGRVVIIVDGTPFVLILPAVFTQFFQSAEDYSQRFDITILMRLIRYLSFLVLILGPSVYLALTTYHYEMIPTTLLINLLSQRENVPFPAFVELLLMEMAFEILREAGVRMPRAIGQTVSVVGALILGTAVVEAGIITPIMVIVVALTGIASFALPAYNLAIAGRIIRFAFLIMASIFGFYGITLGLILLVAHMSSLRSFGVPYLFPFVPLSIKSQKDTLFRLPLWLMGPDKPPAQMREEMPDYMLLTTGHEEELPPLIRMNARAEEENREK comes from the coding sequence ATGAAATCAGGGTCTAACCGAAAAACGCAGAATGCGGGAGCAGATACTGCACCGGGACGGCCACAAGGCGGTGTTCCCTTGGGCCTCGCGGATACGGTCGCCCAGAGTCTGCTCTACATTCAGACGGAGCTTGGTGACAGTCCGGATCTCCTGATCCGCAGAATCCAGATCGGGGGAGAACGCCGGCTGGAAGCGGCTGCTGTTCATCTGAGCGGGCTGGCGGACCCGGCATCCGTGAATGAATTCGTGCTGGGCTCACTGTTGAATCATACGGAGGAGCTATTCCTCGACAGCACGGCTGGCAATGCTGACAGACCGCAGGAACAAGCTTCGCTCCCGCAGCAGATCCTTAGCCGTGCTATGGAGATAGGTGACGCGGAGCTTAAGGAGGATTGGAAAGATGTCATGCTCGCTATTCTCTCCGGGGACACTGCGATTCTGTTGGAGGGCTGCCGGGCAGCGATTCTGTGCGGGACCAGGGGCGGGGAGCAGCGGGCGGTCAGTGAGCCTTCCTCCCAGCTCGTGGTCCGGGGGCCGAAGGACGGGTTCGTCGAGTCGGTGGCCACGAACATCTCGCTGATCCGCCGCAGAATCAAATCTGCCAAGCTGCGCCTGGAAGTCATGAAGATCGGTTCCGAGACCCATACCCATGTGGCGCTGATGTACATGAAAGGGATTGCGGGGGAGGATCTGATCCGCGAAACCAGAGACCGGCTGAACAAGATTGTCATCAATGAGATTCTGGAATCCGGGTATATTGAGGAATTAATTCAGGACAAGACCTTTACACCGTTTCCAACGATCTACAACACGGAACGGCCGGATGTGGCTGCAGGCAATCTGCTCGAAGGCCGGGTGGTTATTATTGTGGACGGCACGCCGTTTGTGCTGATACTTCCGGCGGTGTTTACGCAGTTTTTTCAGTCTGCCGAGGATTATTCCCAACGGTTCGACATTACCATATTGATGCGGCTAATCCGTTATTTGAGCTTCCTCGTGCTGATTCTGGGTCCGTCGGTCTACCTTGCGCTGACTACCTATCATTATGAGATGATTCCGACCACGCTGCTGATTAATCTTCTCTCCCAGCGGGAGAATGTGCCCTTCCCAGCCTTTGTGGAACTTCTCTTGATGGAGATGGCCTTTGAAATCCTGCGTGAAGCCGGGGTACGCATGCCGCGCGCCATCGGACAGACGGTCTCAGTAGTCGGTGCGCTTATCTTGGGAACGGCGGTGGTAGAGGCCGGGATTATTACGCCTATCATGGTTATCGTAGTGGCGTTGACCGGGATTGCCAGCTTTGCTCTTCCGGCATACAACCTGGCCATTGCCGGGAGAATTATCCGGTTTGCTTTTCTGATCATGGCCAGTATATTCGGCTTCTATGGAATTACACTGGGCCTGATCCTGCTTGTGGCACATATGAGCAGCCTGAGATCCTTCGGCGTTCCTTATCTTTTCCCCTTCGTGCCGCTCTCCATTAAAAGCCAGAAGGACACGCTGTTCAGACTGCCGCTCTGGCTGATGGGGCCGGACAAGCCGCCGGCGCAGATGCGCGAGGAAATGCCGGACTACATGCTGCTAACGACTGGACATGAGGAAGAACTGCCCCCGTTAATCCGCATGAACGCCAGGGCTGAGGAGGAGAACCGTGAAAAATAG